Proteins found in one Legionella pneumophila subsp. pascullei genomic segment:
- a CDS encoding SidE phosphodiesterase domain-containing protein, whose amino-acid sequence MPKYVEGVELTQEGMHAIFARMGYGDITSGSIYNGVPTINTVALNNQGFMPVLTGVGPHRDSGHWIMLIKGPGNQYYLFDPLGKASGEGYQNILAAQLPMGSTLSVIPNGSNLNRGLCGYWVASVGLRAHQALNQHNPPTLLNLGQTITDEMRNELDHDGYRKITGWLRAVADEFPHGDEQLDAKALREATEKDLKIEIPTLVLPGKDSSPKETPVKPTALQDKSVPVWNGFSLYTDDTVKAAAQYAYDNYLGKPYTGPVESEPANFGGQMVYRQHHGLSHTLRTMAYAELIVEEARKAKLRGETLGKFKDGRTIADVTPQELKKIMIAQAFFVAGRDDEESEKNYAKYHQQSRDAFLKYVKENESTLIPDVFKDQEDVNFYAMVIEDKNKDWDSTPAHVLINQGHMVDLVRVKQPPESYLESYFKSMQLWIGTQATEAVFAIQRQFFHATYEAVSGFDSNNREEHLVTSGQFRCVIGEDGKPVREAPKMGQKEGNIKFFPPTYKLKGKEQFAFANAGLGRYVIGEDGQPIRNEPLKGEKQGTLAFFPSTYQLQGNERFMRVDEYLKLDEVQQRFPGTGKHLEGGIPGMGYMDYMNRLNSLNRAKCENDVDFCLKQLQTVHEKAKITPIKDAVQPSKKITRREPNIDEIAAAGIIREIMANPDSIQDDHVLINGQKLEEPFFRDLLAKCDMAIVGSLLNDKDISNIDKLMEHEKNTEFHETGEEPVSRRAIGKEWAENYRIDKHNQRKTPEHSIKMALIHMMQDGSWYYRRLNAVAQGRDTGSSFKEVLISALMIPSTFKSLTDIQEPEFGKKVLQTHPTKIHKGLMSLPPDITQKILNQSEAIIANTTMGLFSDPSAKTYQQIKINQFSHLLARTCSSTTIDENAGTFFTNGVDNENNIRLDIEDPDGLLNAKRVGGIGLGGENEYSVYLPDDVALIPIAVNKGNPNVISLVAVKSPDFIPRHESGYAVEPFLRMQTAKLAEIKSSVEKAQGVPDLNMIIDLQSDLGAVEFTDLSPEYKRFIKNTVGPVLENCLYGFMEGDAVVLSKALAAFPSDTQWSAFNFEEARQAKRQMDAIKQMVGNKVVLDALTQCQDAMEKQNIAGALDALKKIPSEKEMGTISRELREQTQHIRQDLESLQRAVVTPIVTDEKKVRERYDALIENTSKKINELETAKLSNLDTIKKGISNLSNMKQEVTVLRNEKIRMHSGTDKVDFSDIEKLEKQIQVIDTKLADAYLLEVTKQVSALENEKPKNQPELKSKIVKFFDTTADIEVLRNERIEKHGSSKDPLDLSDLDKLSGNLQHINQSLVSSLINTIRASISQMEAKTFHMQEKEIQQNFELLAKLEKTLDKSKTSEKLREDIPKLNDLLVAKQKTYPQMVQLQLKSEVFITQLREVCQANYDDLDKTRKNRIQELDRLDREAGITRMVGNIIWGFTNKVGLTTDERLEIRTKQQSLARFKNELFNDKIDTDELISNLARKRPSELQEGLGISADNAMELYMLLTDLESKTTSPDKLEERAKAIDDISTKIGREPEHLKLVMIDVDQTDKKAMKF is encoded by the coding sequence ATGCCTAAGTATGTCGAAGGGGTAGAACTAACTCAAGAAGGTATGCATGCTATTTTTGCACGCATGGGGTATGGCGATATTACCAGCGGTAGCATATACAACGGAGTGCCGACGATTAACACAGTAGCCCTCAACAACCAAGGTTTTATGCCTGTATTAACCGGGGTAGGACCACATAGAGACTCCGGCCACTGGATTATGTTAATCAAAGGTCCCGGCAACCAATACTATCTCTTTGACCCACTGGGTAAAGCTTCTGGGGAAGGCTATCAAAATATTTTAGCAGCACAATTACCGATGGGATCTACCCTTTCTGTTATTCCTAATGGTTCTAATTTAAATAGGGGGTTATGCGGCTATTGGGTTGCCTCCGTCGGTTTAAGAGCACACCAGGCATTAAATCAACATAATCCCCCTACTTTGTTGAATCTGGGTCAAACCATTACCGATGAAATGAGGAATGAACTTGATCATGACGGTTATCGAAAAATTACCGGGTGGTTACGAGCCGTTGCTGATGAATTTCCTCACGGTGACGAGCAATTAGATGCAAAAGCATTAAGAGAAGCTACTGAAAAAGATTTAAAGATAGAAATTCCTACACTGGTTCTTCCGGGCAAAGATTCCTCCCCCAAAGAGACGCCTGTCAAACCCACTGCACTGCAAGATAAATCCGTGCCTGTTTGGAATGGGTTTTCATTATATACTGATGATACCGTTAAAGCCGCGGCACAATACGCCTATGACAATTATCTGGGAAAACCATATACCGGACCAGTTGAATCGGAGCCTGCCAATTTTGGTGGGCAAATGGTGTACAGACAACATCATGGGCTTTCTCATACTTTACGTACAATGGCTTATGCTGAATTGATTGTTGAAGAAGCACGTAAAGCCAAATTACGGGGTGAAACATTAGGGAAATTCAAAGACGGACGTACTATTGCTGACGTTACCCCTCAAGAACTGAAAAAAATCATGATTGCTCAGGCTTTCTTTGTCGCAGGAAGAGACGATGAGGAATCCGAAAAAAACTATGCCAAATACCATCAACAAAGCCGGGACGCTTTTCTAAAGTATGTGAAAGAAAATGAATCCACCCTGATTCCTGATGTCTTCAAAGACCAGGAAGATGTTAATTTTTATGCCATGGTCATTGAAGATAAAAACAAAGATTGGGATTCCACTCCTGCACATGTATTGATTAATCAAGGCCATATGGTCGATTTGGTTCGTGTCAAGCAACCACCTGAATCCTATCTGGAAAGTTATTTCAAGTCCATGCAACTCTGGATAGGCACTCAGGCAACGGAGGCTGTTTTTGCGATACAAAGACAGTTTTTTCATGCCACCTATGAAGCAGTTTCAGGCTTTGATTCCAATAATAGAGAAGAACATCTCGTTACCTCTGGCCAATTCCGTTGTGTCATTGGTGAAGATGGTAAACCCGTACGAGAAGCACCCAAAATGGGGCAAAAAGAAGGTAATATAAAATTTTTTCCTCCCACTTACAAACTGAAAGGGAAAGAACAATTTGCATTCGCGAATGCAGGTCTTGGGCGCTATGTCATCGGTGAAGATGGCCAACCTATCCGAAATGAACCTCTAAAAGGTGAGAAACAAGGTACCTTAGCATTTTTCCCTTCTACTTATCAGTTACAAGGAAACGAACGCTTTATGCGTGTCGATGAATATCTCAAACTGGATGAGGTACAACAGCGATTCCCTGGTACTGGTAAACATCTGGAAGGCGGAATACCAGGTATGGGATATATGGATTATATGAATCGACTGAACTCTTTAAACAGGGCAAAGTGTGAAAACGATGTCGATTTTTGTTTAAAACAATTACAAACAGTTCACGAAAAAGCAAAAATCACCCCCATAAAAGATGCTGTTCAACCGAGTAAAAAAATAACAAGGAGAGAACCTAATATCGATGAGATAGCTGCGGCTGGCATCATCAGAGAAATCATGGCCAATCCTGATTCCATTCAGGATGATCATGTGCTCATTAATGGCCAAAAACTGGAAGAGCCATTTTTCCGTGATTTGTTAGCTAAATGCGACATGGCAATAGTAGGATCTTTATTGAATGATAAGGATATATCAAATATAGATAAGCTGATGGAACATGAAAAGAATACAGAATTTCATGAGACAGGAGAAGAGCCCGTTTCGCGTCGCGCTATTGGTAAAGAGTGGGCCGAAAATTATCGTATTGATAAGCATAATCAAAGAAAAACCCCTGAACATTCTATCAAGATGGCTCTTATTCATATGATGCAAGATGGTTCCTGGTACTACAGGAGGCTTAATGCTGTCGCTCAGGGACGAGATACTGGCTCTTCATTCAAAGAAGTTTTGATTTCAGCCCTGATGATACCCTCTACTTTTAAATCATTGACAGACATTCAAGAACCTGAATTTGGTAAAAAAGTGTTACAAACACATCCAACAAAAATTCATAAAGGCTTGATGAGTTTACCACCAGATATCACCCAGAAAATATTAAATCAATCTGAAGCAATTATCGCGAATACTACTATGGGATTATTTTCTGATCCTTCTGCAAAAACCTACCAACAAATAAAAATCAATCAATTCTCTCATTTACTGGCAAGAACATGTTCCAGTACCACGATCGATGAAAATGCCGGAACATTTTTTACCAATGGGGTGGATAATGAGAACAACATAAGATTAGACATTGAAGATCCAGATGGTTTACTAAACGCGAAACGAGTCGGTGGTATTGGTTTAGGTGGTGAGAATGAATACTCAGTCTATTTACCTGATGACGTTGCCTTGATACCTATAGCAGTGAATAAAGGCAATCCTAACGTGATTAGCTTGGTTGCCGTAAAAAGCCCAGACTTTATACCACGACATGAAAGCGGCTATGCAGTTGAACCATTTTTAAGAATGCAAACTGCAAAGTTAGCCGAAATCAAAAGCTCTGTTGAAAAAGCCCAGGGAGTACCTGATCTAAATATGATAATCGATTTACAAAGCGATTTAGGCGCAGTGGAATTTACAGATTTATCCCCTGAATATAAAAGATTTATTAAAAATACAGTCGGCCCTGTTTTGGAAAATTGTCTTTATGGATTCATGGAGGGTGATGCGGTTGTTTTAAGTAAAGCCTTAGCGGCATTTCCATCAGATACACAATGGTCAGCCTTCAATTTTGAAGAAGCAAGGCAAGCCAAAAGACAGATGGATGCCATTAAGCAAATGGTTGGAAATAAAGTGGTGCTTGACGCCTTGACTCAATGCCAGGACGCCATGGAAAAGCAAAACATCGCTGGCGCATTGGATGCACTCAAAAAAATCCCGTCTGAAAAAGAGATGGGTACCATTAGCAGAGAGCTAAGAGAACAAACCCAGCATATAAGACAAGACCTGGAATCATTGCAACGTGCCGTTGTTACCCCGATAGTAACAGATGAAAAGAAAGTAAGAGAACGCTATGATGCTCTGATAGAAAACACATCGAAAAAAATTAACGAGCTTGAAACAGCAAAACTCTCCAATCTTGATACTATCAAGAAAGGCATATCTAACTTGAGCAACATGAAACAAGAAGTAACCGTGTTACGTAATGAAAAAATACGGATGCACAGTGGAACTGATAAAGTTGATTTTTCAGACATTGAAAAACTGGAAAAACAAATACAGGTTATCGATACCAAATTAGCCGATGCTTATTTACTTGAAGTAACCAAACAAGTGTCAGCGCTTGAAAATGAAAAACCCAAAAATCAGCCTGAATTGAAATCAAAGATAGTAAAATTTTTTGATACAACTGCCGATATTGAAGTGTTGCGCAATGAGCGAATCGAAAAACACGGCTCATCAAAAGATCCGCTGGACCTGTCTGATTTGGATAAATTAAGCGGCAACTTACAGCACATTAATCAATCCCTGGTTTCTTCTTTGATAAATACCATCCGGGCTTCCATCAGCCAAATGGAAGCTAAAACTTTCCACATGCAGGAAAAGGAAATACAACAGAATTTTGAGTTACTCGCAAAACTCGAAAAAACATTGGATAAGTCAAAGACATCAGAAAAGCTAAGGGAAGATATCCCCAAACTCAATGACTTGCTGGTTGCAAAACAAAAAACCTATCCTCAAATGGTACAACTGCAACTCAAAAGTGAAGTCTTCATTACCCAATTACGTGAGGTATGTCAAGCTAACTATGACGATCTGGATAAAACAAGAAAAAACAGAATACAAGAGCTGGATCGACTGGACAGAGAAGCTGGAATAACAAGAATGGTAGGCAATATAATCTGGGGCTTTACCAACAAAGTAGGTTTAACCACAGATGAACGGCTTGAAATCAGAACTAAACAGCAATCGCTTGCACGATTCAAAAATGAATTATTTAATGACAAGATTGATACGGATGAGCTGATCTCTAATTTGGCAAGGAAAAGACCTTCTGAACTGCAAGAAGGATTGGGAATATCTGCAGACAATGCGATGGAGTTATATATGCTCTTAACTGATTTAGAATCTAAAACCACTTCGCCAGACAAACTGGAAGAGAGAGCGAAAGCAATCGATGACATTTCCACCAAGATAGGCAGAGAACCTGAGCATTTAAAACTTGTAATGATTGATGTTGATCAAACTGATAAAAAAGCTATGAAATTTTAA